The Streptomyces sp. NBC_01268 genome segment CCGCCGCCAGCTGGAGGTGCCACAGCCCGGGGCGTCCCGTCAGGGTGACGGTGGAGAGGGGGCGCACGTCGACGTTCCAGTACGTGGCGGGCGGGGCCTTCAGGGCGTAGACGAGGGCCGCCCGTACGACGGCGGGCTCGGCGACGGCGACGATGGCGCCGTCGTCGGCGGGGCGGGTGTCGAGCCAGCCGCCGACCCGGGTGATGAAGGAGAGAAGCGTTTCTCCTCCGTGCGGCGCCGTGTGCGGGTCGCGGAGCCAGGCGTCGACGGCTCCCGGTTCGAGCGCGGCGACCTCGGCCAGGGTGAGCCCCCGCCAGCGCCCCATGTCGCAGTCGCGCAAGGCCGGCTGGACCAGCGGCGCGTAGCCGAGCGCCGTGCCGGTGGCGCGGCTGCGGGGCGTCGGGGAGCAGTAGCGCAGCTC includes the following:
- a CDS encoding histidine phosphatase family protein, giving the protein MGLRVTLVAAARSSSLLAERFDDDRPLDEAGWYEVQLAAPRLIPLGAAELRYCSPTPRSRATGTALGYAPLVQPALRDCDMGRWRGLTLAEVAALEPGAVDAWLRDPHTAPHGGETLLSFITRVGGWLDTRPADDGAIVAVAEPAVVRAALVYALKAPPATYWNVDVRPLSTVTLTGRPGLWHLQLAAAVG